The following proteins are encoded in a genomic region of Nonomuraea muscovyensis:
- the sepH gene encoding septation protein SepH, producing MQELRLVAVSEDGTYLVLATAGRGTRFTLPVDDRLRAAVRGNFSRLGQYEIEVESPLRPKEIQARIRAGETAEEIAATAGIPVERVRWFEGPVLQEREYVAQQAQRVAVRMPGESSAGPTLGELVAERLTRRGVPTDEIDWDSAKRDDGLWRVKLGYVWNGHTRHAEWLFDPRRRHVTPHDDEAMRLSSADFDPSPPVEDTTVTPFTPRVAKLQPVPPLGSDPLPFPPVARREPEEPAVGHHGPSRGEPRTADFGPPPLQRSPGTPPDRRPAFPSEPAAPRDPASPFSPTSPAPPAASATPAAPPRDAGSGAGAASSSEPARDAGHLRPGDAARRGGAPAAWPPDFGLSRTEERGGAREAEAFYAPATHDASQQAPTATTPRPDEPSPTAAAPHEEEPSSLAPASHPGPAHTQPQHTAPAHTPPAHTEPPAQAAPVPAFPSETPTPVTGEPARTVTGVEEQTPSATGAPAAPVPAGTPALPDSPGATDTPAGADTDVPEARDTPSTTGTPNGLQPDTVSQAAPATPPDESPAPAATPAGSPAQQADTTTEAPSQRADTTTPAQPADTPAASPSRSADADAAAEDAAPATAPTAGPAAEATTTAPEQAQAAPETAAAPQPDAVTQGPEPETPQPQAQPPAPGAESAAAAESPQAEPATPEPTTADAPAPDAPAPKITAADTTAADTTVPDTKGRDTAPVTAAESGPAESATTEPAPATPKATEVTEVTTSQAPEAGAAAAPAPSAEAPQAEAPKADAPKAEASQAEAPQVERPKAEASEAEAPKAEASEAAAPVTGTPATRVPEVEAPQGAATESAVTQSDATENDAIQSEATQSEVAESEVAESEVAAAAPAPAAAAPEPVAKPPAPKPKPAPAPAAATVPAARPGRDDTAKDAGGKGGSGKGDKGKEAPAKEAPVPVPSPPPAPAARQPRKGSRGRRASVPTWDEIMFGARRQD from the coding sequence GAAGAGATCGCCGCTACCGCCGGCATCCCGGTCGAACGCGTGCGCTGGTTCGAGGGGCCGGTGCTGCAGGAACGCGAGTACGTCGCCCAGCAGGCGCAGCGCGTGGCCGTGCGGATGCCCGGAGAGTCATCGGCCGGCCCGACCCTGGGCGAGCTCGTCGCGGAGCGCCTCACCCGGCGCGGCGTGCCCACCGACGAGATCGACTGGGACTCCGCCAAGCGCGACGACGGCCTGTGGCGGGTCAAGCTCGGCTACGTCTGGAACGGTCACACCCGGCACGCCGAGTGGCTGTTCGACCCGCGCCGCCGCCACGTCACGCCCCACGACGACGAGGCCATGCGGCTGTCGTCGGCCGACTTCGACCCCAGTCCTCCGGTTGAGGACACCACGGTCACGCCGTTCACGCCGCGCGTGGCCAAGCTGCAGCCGGTGCCGCCGCTCGGCTCGGACCCGCTGCCGTTCCCGCCGGTGGCGCGCAGGGAACCGGAGGAGCCCGCCGTCGGGCACCACGGGCCGTCGCGCGGCGAGCCGCGGACCGCCGACTTCGGACCGCCGCCGTTGCAGCGGTCTCCGGGCACGCCCCCGGACCGCCGCCCGGCCTTCCCGTCCGAGCCGGCCGCCCCGCGTGACCCCGCTTCGCCGTTCTCTCCCACCTCTCCTGCCCCGCCCGCCGCCTCGGCGACTCCGGCCGCTCCACCGCGTGACGCCGGTTCCGGTGCGGGTGCCGCCTCATCGTCCGAGCCCGCCCGTGACGCCGGTCACCTGCGGCCGGGTGACGCCGCCCGCCGCGGCGGCGCGCCCGCGGCCTGGCCTCCGGACTTCGGCCTGAGCCGTACGGAGGAGCGCGGTGGCGCCCGCGAGGCCGAGGCCTTCTACGCCCCGGCGACCCATGACGCCTCCCAGCAGGCGCCCACCGCCACGACCCCCCGGCCGGACGAGCCGTCGCCCACCGCCGCGGCACCTCACGAGGAGGAGCCGTCGTCCCTCGCGCCCGCGTCGCACCCCGGCCCGGCACACACCCAGCCCCAGCACACCGCCCCGGCGCACACCCCACCGGCACACACCGAGCCTCCCGCCCAGGCGGCGCCCGTACCCGCTTTCCCCTCGGAGACGCCGACACCGGTCACCGGGGAGCCGGCGCGCACCGTCACGGGCGTCGAGGAGCAGACGCCCTCCGCCACCGGCGCACCGGCCGCGCCCGTGCCCGCCGGCACGCCTGCGCTCCCTGACTCACCCGGAGCCACGGACACGCCTGCGGGTGCGGACACCGACGTTCCCGAGGCGCGGGACACGCCGTCGACCACCGGCACCCCGAACGGGCTCCAGCCGGACACGGTGAGCCAGGCCGCGCCCGCGACGCCGCCCGACGAGTCACCGGCGCCCGCCGCGACCCCGGCCGGTTCACCGGCGCAGCAGGCCGACACCACGACCGAGGCGCCATCACAGCGGGCCGACACCACGACGCCGGCACAGCCCGCCGACACCCCGGCCGCATCGCCGTCGCGGTCCGCCGACGCCGACGCCGCGGCCGAGGACGCGGCCCCGGCTACCGCGCCGACCGCCGGACCCGCCGCCGAGGCGACCACAACGGCACCCGAGCAGGCACAGGCCGCACCGGAGACCGCAGCCGCTCCGCAACCGGACGCCGTCACCCAGGGACCCGAGCCGGAGACGCCCCAGCCCCAGGCCCAGCCTCCGGCCCCGGGCGCCGAGTCGGCCGCAGCGGCCGAGTCGCCCCAGGCGGAGCCGGCCACACCCGAGCCCACCACTGCCGACGCACCTGCTCCTGACGCGCCTGCTCCCAAGATCACGGCCGCTGACACGACGGCCGCTGACACGACGGTCCCTGACACGAAGGGTCGTGACACTGCGCCCGTGACGGCGGCCGAGTCCGGACCGGCCGAGTCAGCGACGACCGAGCCTGCCCCGGCCACGCCGAAGGCGACCGAGGTGACCGAGGTCACCACGTCGCAGGCGCCCGAGGCCGGCGCAGCCGCCGCCCCGGCCCCCAGCGCGGAGGCACCCCAGGCCGAAGCGCCGAAGGCCGACGCGCCGAAGGCGGAGGCATCCCAGGCCGAAGCACCCCAGGTCGAGAGGCCGAAGGCGGAGGCGTCCGAGGCCGAGGCGCCGAAGGCGGAGGCGTCCGAGGCAGCAGCGCCCGTAACAGGGACACCCGCGACGAGGGTGCCCGAGGTGGAGGCACCCCAGGGCGCGGCCACCGAGAGCGCGGTCACCCAGAGCGACGCCACCGAGAACGACGCCATCCAGAGCGAGGCCACCCAGAGCGAGGTTGCCGAGAGCGAGGTTGCCGAGAGCGAGGTTGCCGCGGCAGCACCGGCACCCGCGGCCGCCGCGCCCGAGCCGGTCGCCAAGCCGCCCGCGCCCAAGCCGAAGCCGGCACCGGCACCGGCCGCGGCGACGGTGCCGGCGGCGCGCCCCGGCAGGGACGACACGGCCAAGGACGCCGGCGGCAAGGGCGGTTCCGGCAAGGGCGACAAGGGCAAGGAGGCCCCCGCGAAGGAGGCCCCGGTGCCCGTGCCCTCTCCCCCGCCCGCCCCGGCGGCCCGCCAGCCGCGCAAGGGTTCGAGGGGCCGCCGCGCCTCGGTGCCCACCTGGGACGAGATCATGTTCGGCGCCCGCCGCCAGGACTGA
- a CDS encoding PH domain-containing protein, whose amino-acid sequence MLFIDPVRMLPNLLVPLVGVLFVGGFSGSSYLWAAAGAVGAVVFALIRWITFTYEIVGDRLEINRSLISRSLRTIPLERVRGVDVSTPPLHRLLGLAILKIDTGASGGDEEGKLDGVTLEEAERLKTLLLRRVAVARARAGAGAAPGPAGAGEAAGAVRGPAMEAGPGAPGGVADVHGAPAQEIHVPSERTIITVPRRWLLYGPLSGAYLFTPFALAGGAIGLAFQWGNELGVGQDAAWQAGQWLWDRPYLLLIAVLLLVVAMPFVGGVMYAVFNWDFRLKDRDGYLVAERGLINRRSVSLEARRVRGYEIVDGLVERRAGVVRAWAIVTGLGDSSTRGQLLPVVPRKVAIEVTAGAIGPFRAELRPHPPVARRRRLFRAVAPWLALGVPALVAAVATGKPAWWVLAVLLLGPAGLGVPLGIDRYRSLGHGYDGARLSVRSGSLRRKQAVVERRAVVGWRLKQTWFQRQAGVYTLIAGVGAGEGGYPAVDVSAEQARNFPAEVTPEWLAPFMEGPRR is encoded by the coding sequence GTGCTGTTCATCGACCCGGTGCGCATGCTGCCCAACCTGCTCGTGCCGCTCGTCGGCGTGCTGTTCGTGGGCGGCTTCTCCGGCTCGTCGTACCTGTGGGCCGCCGCGGGCGCGGTGGGTGCGGTGGTGTTCGCGCTGATCAGGTGGATCACGTTCACGTACGAGATCGTGGGCGACCGGCTGGAGATCAACCGTTCGCTGATCAGCCGGTCGCTGCGCACCATCCCGCTCGAACGGGTACGGGGCGTCGACGTGTCCACCCCGCCCCTGCACCGGCTGCTCGGCCTGGCCATCCTGAAGATCGACACGGGGGCGAGCGGCGGCGACGAGGAGGGCAAGCTCGACGGCGTCACCCTGGAGGAGGCCGAACGGCTCAAGACCCTCCTGCTGCGCCGCGTGGCCGTCGCCAGGGCCCGGGCGGGCGCGGGCGCAGCACCGGGCCCGGCCGGCGCGGGAGAGGCCGCAGGCGCCGTCAGGGGGCCCGCCATGGAGGCCGGGCCCGGGGCGCCGGGCGGTGTCGCGGACGTACACGGGGCACCGGCGCAGGAGATCCACGTCCCGTCGGAGCGGACGATCATCACCGTGCCCCGCAGGTGGCTGCTCTACGGGCCGCTGTCCGGCGCGTACCTCTTCACACCGTTCGCCCTCGCGGGCGGCGCCATCGGACTGGCGTTCCAGTGGGGCAACGAGCTGGGCGTCGGCCAGGACGCCGCCTGGCAGGCGGGGCAGTGGCTCTGGGACCGGCCCTACCTGCTGCTGATCGCCGTGTTGCTGCTGGTGGTGGCCATGCCGTTCGTGGGCGGTGTCATGTACGCGGTGTTCAACTGGGACTTCCGGCTGAAGGACCGTGACGGCTACCTCGTGGCGGAGCGCGGGCTGATCAACCGGCGCAGCGTCTCGCTGGAGGCCAGGCGGGTGCGCGGCTACGAGATCGTGGACGGCCTCGTCGAACGCCGGGCCGGGGTGGTGCGGGCCTGGGCCATCGTGACGGGCCTCGGAGACTCCTCGACGCGAGGCCAGCTCCTGCCCGTCGTGCCCCGGAAGGTCGCCATCGAGGTGACGGCCGGGGCGATCGGGCCGTTCCGTGCCGAGCTGCGCCCGCACCCGCCCGTGGCACGCCGGCGCCGCCTGTTCAGGGCGGTGGCGCCGTGGCTGGCGTTGGGCGTCCCCGCCCTGGTGGCGGCCGTGGCGACGGGGAAGCCGGCGTGGTGGGTCCTCGCCGTGCTCCTCCTCGGGCCGGCGGGCCTGGGGGTGCCGCTCGGCATCGACCGCTACCGGTCGCTCGGGCACGGCTACGACGGGGCCCGCCTGTCGGTCCGCTCGGGGTCGCTGCGGCGCAAGCAGGCGGTGGTGGAACGGCGGGCCGTGGTCGGCTGGCGGCTGAAGCAGACGTGGTTCCAGCGGCAGGCCGGGGTCTACACGCTGATCGCCGGAGTGGGCGCGGGCGAGGGCGGCTATCCGGCGGTCGACGTCTCGGCCGAGCAGGCCAGAAACTTTCCCGCCGAGGTCACCCCCGAATGGCTGGCGCCGTTCATGGAGGGGCCGCGGCGGTAG
- a CDS encoding PH domain-containing protein, with translation MTLTGPLREPAHRVSPKAVKLWLLEALIAFVIMVGGSWLVASWVGGSDWSWVPGWFATRPWVLPVGVAVLLTPFLVAEPFVRYAVHRWELSGDVVYARTGFLTREWVFVPVSRIQTVDKAQGWLERMLGLATLEIRTASHAGSSTIQGLDFHVAAGLAEQLAHRAEELRDDAT, from the coding sequence GTGACACTTACTGGCCCGCTCCGCGAACCGGCGCACCGCGTCTCGCCGAAGGCCGTCAAGCTCTGGCTGCTGGAGGCCCTGATCGCGTTCGTGATCATGGTCGGTGGCTCCTGGCTGGTCGCGTCCTGGGTCGGCGGCAGCGACTGGTCGTGGGTGCCGGGCTGGTTCGCGACCCGCCCGTGGGTGCTGCCCGTGGGGGTGGCGGTGCTGCTGACGCCGTTCCTGGTGGCGGAGCCGTTCGTGCGCTACGCGGTGCACCGGTGGGAGCTGTCGGGAGACGTCGTGTACGCGCGGACCGGATTCCTGACCAGGGAGTGGGTGTTCGTGCCGGTGAGCAGGATCCAGACGGTGGACAAGGCGCAGGGCTGGCTGGAGCGGATGCTCGGGCTGGCCACCCTCGAGATCCGCACCGCCTCGCACGCGGGCTCCTCGACGATCCAGGGACTCGACTTCCACGTGGCGGCCGGACTGGCCGAGCAACTGGCGCACCGGGCCGAAGAGCTCAGGGACGACGCCACGTGA
- a CDS encoding ATP-binding cassette domain-containing protein, with the protein MRYAIEAEGLVKHYGETKALDGVDLVVPPGRLLGVLGPNGAGKTTAVRILATLLAPDAGRATVLGFDVRRQAHQVRSFIGLTGQYAAVDEMLTGVENLMMIGRLLGMSRAEARARAAALLERFDLTEAGGRAAKTFSGGMRRRLDLAASLVGRPQVLFLDEPTTGLDPRSRTELWAVVRGLMADGVTVLLTTQYLEEADQLADDIVVFDHGRVIASGTSDQLKATTGAQVLEVRPLSGEHLELVVKVVTDVIDTVPETAGGTVTASVHDPAVVPAIVRRLDDLGVVASELALRKSTLDEVFLALTGHRAEETAPDETKAEEALV; encoded by the coding sequence ATGCGCTACGCGATAGAGGCCGAGGGCCTCGTGAAGCACTATGGCGAGACCAAGGCCCTCGACGGCGTCGACCTCGTGGTGCCTCCCGGCAGGCTGCTCGGCGTGCTCGGCCCCAACGGCGCGGGCAAGACCACCGCCGTGCGGATCCTCGCCACCCTCCTCGCCCCCGACGCCGGCAGGGCGACGGTGCTGGGGTTCGACGTCCGGCGCCAGGCCCACCAGGTCCGCTCGTTCATCGGCCTGACCGGGCAGTACGCCGCGGTCGACGAGATGCTCACCGGTGTCGAGAATCTGATGATGATCGGCCGGCTGCTCGGCATGTCACGGGCCGAGGCCAGGGCGCGGGCGGCGGCGCTGCTGGAGCGGTTCGACCTGACCGAGGCCGGCGGGCGGGCCGCCAAGACCTTCTCGGGCGGCATGCGAAGGCGGCTCGACCTGGCGGCGAGCCTGGTCGGCAGGCCACAGGTGCTGTTCCTCGACGAGCCCACCACGGGCCTCGACCCGCGCAGCCGCACCGAGCTGTGGGCGGTCGTGCGCGGGCTGATGGCCGACGGGGTGACGGTGCTGCTGACCACCCAATACCTGGAGGAGGCCGACCAGCTCGCCGACGACATCGTGGTGTTCGACCACGGCCGGGTGATCGCGTCGGGCACCTCCGACCAGCTCAAGGCGACCACCGGGGCCCAGGTGCTGGAGGTGCGGCCGCTCAGCGGGGAGCATCTGGAGCTGGTGGTCAAGGTCGTCACCGACGTCATCGACACGGTCCCCGAGACGGCGGGCGGCACGGTGACCGCCTCCGTGCACGACCCGGCCGTGGTCCCGGCCATCGTGCGGCGCCTCGACGACCTGGGCGTCGTCGCCTCGGAGCTGGCGTTGCGCAAGTCCACGCTCGACGAGGTGTTCCTGGCGCTGACCGGGCACCGCGCCGAGGAGACCGCCCCCGATGAGACCAAGGCCGAGGAGGCTCTCGTATGA
- a CDS encoding ABC transporter permease, translated as MTAVTTTAPPVAARRVGPAATVQQTMTLAWRSLVQIKHNPWELLDLSIQPIMFLLLFTYVFGGAISGSTGDYLQFALPGLLVQNALFYTLSTAIGLNTDITKGVFDRLRSLPIARTAPLAGRVIADTFKQVWAFALLVGFGMVLGFRVTTSVAGLLGALALLVVVALAMSWMSVVIGLKASNPEKVQMFSFSLMMPLTFTSSALVPSATFPSWLQAWSDVNPVTHLADAIRGLLIGGEVAGPMLVALLWSAGFMAVFAPLAIRVFRSHV; from the coding sequence ATGACCGCCGTGACGACGACCGCGCCGCCCGTCGCGGCCAGGCGCGTGGGGCCGGCCGCGACCGTCCAGCAGACGATGACGCTCGCCTGGCGGAGCCTGGTGCAGATCAAGCACAACCCATGGGAGCTGCTCGATCTCAGCATCCAGCCGATCATGTTCCTGCTGCTGTTCACCTACGTGTTCGGCGGGGCGATCTCCGGCTCGACGGGCGACTACCTGCAGTTCGCGCTGCCCGGCCTGCTGGTGCAGAATGCCCTGTTCTACACGCTGTCCACGGCGATCGGGCTCAACACCGACATCACCAAGGGCGTCTTCGACCGGCTGCGCAGCCTGCCGATCGCGCGCACCGCGCCGCTGGCCGGCCGGGTGATCGCCGACACCTTCAAGCAGGTGTGGGCGTTCGCGCTGCTGGTGGGGTTCGGCATGGTGCTGGGGTTCCGGGTGACGACCAGCGTGGCCGGGTTGCTGGGGGCGCTGGCCCTGCTCGTGGTGGTCGCCCTGGCGATGTCGTGGATGTCGGTGGTGATCGGCCTCAAGGCGTCCAACCCCGAGAAGGTGCAGATGTTCTCCTTCTCGCTGATGATGCCGCTGACGTTCACGAGCAGCGCCCTGGTGCCGTCGGCCACGTTCCCCTCCTGGCTGCAGGCCTGGTCCGACGTCAACCCGGTGACCCACCTGGCCGACGCCATCCGCGGCCTGCTGATCGGCGGCGAGGTGGCCGGTCCGATGCTGGTGGCGCTGCTGTGGTCGGCCGGTTTCATGGCGGTGTTCGCGCCGCTGGCCATCAGGGTCTTCCGGAGCCACGTCTGA